Below is a genomic region from Delftia tsuruhatensis.
CGGTCGTGCGTTCGGGGATGAACTCCAGGTGGGTCTGGGTGCCTGCCATGAAGCCCTTGCCCCAGACACCGCCCGAGCCGATGGCGATCATGCCCTGGATGATGTGGAATCCCTTGCCCAGCGGGTCCCGTGTGGGATCCAGCAGCGTGCACACGCGCGTCTGCTGGTATTCGTGCAGCACGGGCCAGCGTACGCCGTCGGCGCACAGCTGGGGCTCGTACCAGACGATGAGGGTGATGCCGATCACGCCGGCCAGCACAGGCGGGACGATGAGCTTCCAGGGCAGGCCCGCGAAGAAGATCACCGACAGGCCGGCGGCCATCACCAGCAGCGAGGTTCCCAGGTCGGGCTGCTTCATGATCAGGCCCACGGGAACCATGAGCAGGACCATGGCGATCATGAAGTCCGTGCCGCGCAGCTGGCCTTCGCGGCGCTGGAACCACCAAGCCAGCATCAGCGGCGTGGCGATCTTGAGCAGCTCGCTGGGCTGGATCACCACCCCCACGTTGACCCAGCGCTGCGCGCCCTTCTTGGTGATGCCGAACAGCGCCACCGCCACCAGCAGCGCCACGCCCAGCATGTACAGTGGCACGGCCGCCTTCATCAGTTGCTGGGGAGGAATCTGGGCCACCACGAACAGCAGGCCCGCCGCGATCAGCATGTTGCGTCCATGGTCCATGAAGCGCGTGCCGTGGTCGAAGCCCGAGGAATACATGGCCACCAGCCCTGCCGAAGCCAGCATGCCCACGAACAGCAGCAACCAGAAGTCAAAGCCCCGCAGCAGCGGGGCAACGCGTTGCCAGAGGGAGGGCTTGTCGAATTCGGTCACGGGGATGGTCGGTCACGGGCACGGGCCGCCATTATCCTGTGGCCCATGCGGCCGAGCCCGGCGCAGGGTTGCCTTCATCCAGCTGTCGGCCCGGGCCTTCCCGGCTGGGCGGCCGCCGCAGCAGCCGCCACAATGGGCCATCGCCCGGACTGCGTCCTGCGCCGGGCCCCAGCAACGCACAGGAGAGCGCCGCCATGACCACCACCCATTTGCTGTACCTGCACGGCTTTCGCTCCTCCCCCCAGTCCACCAAGGCCCGGCGCCTGGCCGAGCATGTGGCCACGCGCCATCCCCATGTGCGCTGGTGGAGCCCGCAGTTGCCGCCCTCCCCGCGCGAGGCGGCCGCCCTGATCGCCGATGGCATAGGCAGCTGGCCGCGCGAGACCATGGCCGTGGTCGGCTCCTCGCTGGGCGGCTACTACGCCAGCTGGGTGGCCCAATTGGCACGCTGCCGCAGCGTGATGATCAACCCCGCCGTCAACCCGGCCCGCGACCTCGAGAAGTACATTGGCGAGCAGACCGCCTGGCACAACCCCGAGGAGCGGTTCTTCTTCCGCCGCGAGTACATCGAGGAGCTGCGCACGCTGGACACGCGCGCCATGACGCCGGCCGCCCCCGAGA
It encodes:
- the rodA gene encoding rod shape-determining protein RodA, translating into MTEFDKPSLWQRVAPLLRGFDFWLLLFVGMLASAGLVAMYSSGFDHGTRFMDHGRNMLIAAGLLFVVAQIPPQQLMKAAVPLYMLGVALLVAVALFGITKKGAQRWVNVGVVIQPSELLKIATPLMLAWWFQRREGQLRGTDFMIAMVLLMVPVGLIMKQPDLGTSLLVMAAGLSVIFFAGLPWKLIVPPVLAGVIGITLIVWYEPQLCADGVRWPVLHEYQQTRVCTLLDPTRDPLGKGFHIIQGMIAIGSGGVWGKGFMAGTQTHLEFIPERTTDFIFAAYSEEFGLVGNLFIIVSFLLLVWRGLAIAIQASSLFARLMASAVAMIFFTYAFVNMGMVSGILPVVGVPLPFISYGGTAMVTLGLALGVLMSVARSQRQLPGEGGGPL
- a CDS encoding YqiA/YcfP family alpha/beta fold hydrolase; amino-acid sequence: MTTTHLLYLHGFRSSPQSTKARRLAEHVATRHPHVRWWSPQLPPSPREAAALIADGIGSWPRETMAVVGSSLGGYYASWVAQLARCRSVMINPAVNPARDLEKYIGEQTAWHNPEERFFFRREYIEELRTLDTRAMTPAAPEMLLAAEGDEVLDWREMSARYPHALQIVQEGGDHALSNFEEYLPQLDEFLNLA